In Saprospiraceae bacterium, one DNA window encodes the following:
- a CDS encoding Fic family protein, protein MENKRLLKLPEVIFPEQNSKWISNLMKKGKIRKVAPRIYTSNFEEEDSEIVKRNIWQIIGKLYPGALLSHRSALEFKPTSTGNIFITYSYTKAIKLPGVNIRFLEGKDRLPNDNLLTEGLYVSQLERALLENLQVSRQTGPDSKTLPLPTIEEKLEEIIRIKGDVALNEIRDKAKTIAAATDMEVEFQKLSKIISSILGTKPSKILTSPQSVARAKGLPYDPDRINLFHILFSALQQLTFPDLRDQNVSKQAIRNFAFFEAYFSNYIEGTIFEIDEAKQIIQTGIPIPNRSGDSHDITGTYKIVSDIVEMSIVPERPQELLDIMMYRHAIIMGGRPDKLPGSFKDKNNRAGETFFVDHTLVKGTLIQSFDYYRNLEHPLAKAMYIMFVISEVHPFLDGNGRVARIMMNAELMHKGHSKIMIPTVYRDDYMGALRRLTRQRDTLPYTKMMSRIHNFSYSIYGEDIDAMESKLRECNAFKNQDESRLIF, encoded by the coding sequence ATGGAAAATAAAAGATTGTTGAAACTTCCGGAAGTAATTTTTCCTGAACAAAACAGTAAGTGGATTTCAAACCTTATGAAAAAGGGGAAAATACGAAAAGTAGCTCCCAGGATCTATACATCCAATTTTGAGGAAGAAGATAGTGAAATAGTTAAAAGAAATATCTGGCAAATTATTGGAAAATTATACCCCGGTGCCCTTTTAAGTCATAGATCAGCTTTGGAATTTAAACCAACGTCAACAGGAAATATTTTTATTACTTACTCTTATACAAAGGCTATAAAACTACCTGGTGTAAATATAAGATTTTTAGAAGGTAAGGATCGTTTGCCTAATGACAATTTGCTAACAGAAGGTCTTTATGTATCCCAACTCGAACGTGCTCTACTCGAAAACTTACAAGTTTCAAGACAAACAGGACCTGATTCCAAAACACTTCCGCTGCCAACCATAGAGGAAAAACTGGAAGAAATTATTAGGATAAAAGGAGATGTGGCCTTAAACGAAATACGAGATAAAGCCAAAACAATTGCTGCAGCTACAGATATGGAAGTTGAATTTCAAAAGCTAAGCAAAATCATCAGCTCAATATTAGGCACAAAACCATCGAAAATTCTTACATCACCACAATCTGTGGCAAGAGCAAAAGGGCTGCCTTATGATCCTGATAGGATTAATTTGTTTCATATCCTTTTCTCTGCATTGCAACAATTGACATTCCCGGATCTGAGAGACCAAAATGTATCGAAACAAGCTATCAGAAATTTTGCGTTTTTTGAAGCTTATTTTTCAAATTATATAGAAGGAACCATTTTTGAAATTGATGAGGCAAAACAAATAATTCAAACAGGCATTCCCATACCTAATAGAAGTGGTGATTCTCACGACATAACAGGAACTTATAAGATCGTATCTGATATAGTAGAAATGAGCATTGTTCCCGAAAGACCACAAGAACTTCTGGATATCATGATGTATCGTCATGCAATCATCATGGGAGGCAGACCAGACAAATTGCCCGGATCGTTTAAAGATAAAAACAACAGAGCAGGCGAGACATTCTTTGTAGACCATACGCTTGTAAAAGGTACATTGATCCAATCTTTTGATTACTATAGAAATCTGGAACATCCGTTGGCTAAAGCCATGTATATCATGTTTGTCATTAGCGAAGTTCATCCATTTTTGGATGGAAATGGCAGGGTAGCCAGGATCATGATGAATGCTGAACTGATGCATAAAGGCCATTCAAAAATAATGATTCCTACTGTGTATCGGGATGACTATATGGGAGCTTTAAGGCGCCTCACTCGTCAGAGAGATACCTTACCTTATACAAAAATGATGAGCCGCATCCACAACTTTAGTTATAGTATTTATGGGGAAGATATAGATGCAATGGAATCAAAACTCAGAGAATGTAATGCCTTTAAAAATCAGGATGAGTCACGTTTGATTTTCTGA
- a CDS encoding energy transducer TonB: MKKLIICLFSIIMIQGCHIPFPQFKGKYVQFLDKDEKEVSSEYHTVLSKKPDGSFVFRQFFPETNQMTVKFSVSPDKKYKVGLYQEWWDDGTLMAEGQFENGKETGEWYKHTSGRGNYVNGKMEGEWKESNQKGQLTSVYNYKNGIRDGAFIKYDSLGRIYNEGIYRADTIFSQLEEKRELSESEIMPMLASCTSDDRKERQECSNLALLNYIYKNLKYPRMAREYGVQGSAIASFVIDKDGSIADIYIKRGLCQDIKNEIIRLLHNMPVWNPGIQRGKPVRVLFTLPIKFRLKG, encoded by the coding sequence ATGAAAAAATTAATAATTTGCTTATTTTCCATAATAATGATTCAGGGATGTCATATTCCATTCCCACAGTTCAAAGGTAAATATGTTCAATTTTTGGATAAGGATGAAAAAGAAGTATCTTCAGAATACCACACCGTACTTTCCAAAAAGCCAGATGGAAGTTTCGTTTTCAGACAGTTTTTTCCTGAGACAAATCAAATGACAGTAAAATTTTCTGTATCACCTGATAAAAAATATAAAGTTGGACTATATCAGGAATGGTGGGATGACGGCACGCTCATGGCCGAAGGACAGTTCGAAAATGGAAAAGAGACAGGTGAATGGTATAAACATACATCAGGAAGGGGAAATTACGTAAATGGGAAAATGGAAGGTGAGTGGAAAGAAAGTAACCAGAAAGGTCAGTTGACATCTGTCTATAACTACAAAAATGGAATAAGAGATGGTGCATTCATTAAGTACGATTCTCTGGGTCGAATATACAATGAAGGCATCTACAGAGCCGATACTATTTTTTCTCAATTGGAAGAAAAAAGAGAATTATCCGAAAGTGAAATCATGCCAATGTTAGCTTCATGTACTTCAGATGATCGTAAGGAAAGACAAGAATGCTCAAATTTAGCTCTGCTGAATTATATTTACAAAAACCTTAAGTATCCTCGTATGGCGAGGGAATATGGCGTACAGGGATCAGCAATAGCTAGTTTTGTCATAGATAAAGATGGAAGTATCGCTGATATATATATAAAAAGAGGCCTCTGCCAGGACATTAAAAATGAAATTATAAGACTACTTCATAATATGCCTGTCTGGAATCCCGGCATTCAGAGGGGTAAACCTGTACGGGTTTTATTTACCTTGCCCATTAAGTTTCGGCTGAAAGGTTGA
- a CDS encoding cellulase family glycosylhydrolase, whose protein sequence is MIKKNSTNLNLFLAVIFLLLQTNAKAQLLKVNGKKIVNSSTNQEVILNAVNFGNWMVMEGYMMNSSDQAPDQHTWKNKLTNLIGSSNTTIFYNAWLTNHVAQADINQIKSWGFNSVRLPIHYEYFVNAGSPDVWDDQGFNLLDNIISWCTAAGVYVIIDLHAAPGGQSNGAISDYDSTKPSLWESEANKLKTINLWRRLSERYKHEVWVAGYDLLNEPAWNLPNGTDLRNLYGRITDAIRSTGDSHILFIEGNWYANDFTGLTPAWDTNMVYSFHKYWSNATTEDIKWITDFRDAQNRPIWCGEHGENSNDHFTKIVETFTANGTGFGWWPMKKFESINDFADAKFPVGYTELLNYMGGTNPGLDPAKAFNTLMQLAENVKLANCTIQTEVLRSVFTQSGNRKTEPFSNNQIPGKLFTPNYDKGMNGYAYSDQSWEDVRLTTGIYTAWNNGWVYRNNGVDLERTFDPGSNGYTVGWFNKGEWLKYTVDVAEAGTYKLQFRVANGFSKNGIVQIQNGDGTELLATATVPPTGGWGTWTSISVNGVFRTSGLQEIRMVNTIGEFNVNSINFVFENSSLPAKVTIPPSQKVISLKGNNSKYVTFSGPANLISCTGSTQGTIEEFTIVDAGNGLVALKGSNNKFVSVGSDNLLYCSASAIGTKEKFTMEDLSGALSFKGFNNLYVSSENGATTGMPCTRKTAQAWEYFNWTYIRDNVIISVATDELAANGYKVFPNPARNTINISSTLNRHPSIIIYDLGGKEVIHTTLIGSDKSIDLNSIPNGVYLMRIIESEQSVSVKFIKAN, encoded by the coding sequence ATGATCAAAAAAAATTCAACTAATCTAAATCTGTTCTTAGCAGTAATATTCCTTTTGTTACAAACAAATGCAAAAGCACAACTTCTCAAAGTAAACGGTAAAAAAATAGTAAACTCTTCGACTAATCAGGAGGTCATCTTGAATGCTGTGAATTTTGGAAACTGGATGGTCATGGAAGGCTACATGATGAACTCATCCGATCAGGCACCTGACCAACATACCTGGAAAAATAAGTTAACAAATCTGATCGGAAGTTCAAATACAACTATTTTTTATAATGCCTGGCTGACAAATCATGTTGCTCAGGCCGACATCAATCAGATTAAGTCCTGGGGATTTAATTCAGTACGGCTACCTATTCACTACGAATATTTTGTTAATGCGGGCTCACCTGATGTCTGGGATGACCAGGGATTTAATCTTTTAGATAATATTATTTCCTGGTGCACTGCTGCAGGTGTTTATGTTATCATTGATTTACATGCTGCACCCGGAGGGCAAAGTAATGGTGCCATCAGTGATTATGACAGTACGAAACCTTCTTTATGGGAAAGTGAGGCCAACAAATTAAAGACAATCAACCTTTGGCGGCGGCTTTCTGAACGGTACAAGCATGAAGTTTGGGTAGCAGGTTATGATTTACTAAACGAACCTGCATGGAATTTACCTAATGGGACAGACCTGAGAAATCTATATGGAAGGATAACAGACGCCATCAGATCAACGGGCGATAGTCATATTTTGTTTATTGAAGGAAACTGGTATGCAAATGATTTTACAGGACTTACACCCGCGTGGGATACAAATATGGTTTATTCTTTTCACAAGTACTGGTCGAATGCTACTACTGAGGATATAAAATGGATTACTGACTTTAGAGATGCACAAAACAGGCCAATATGGTGCGGAGAACATGGAGAGAACAGCAATGATCATTTTACAAAAATTGTTGAAACATTTACAGCAAATGGTACTGGTTTTGGCTGGTGGCCGATGAAAAAATTTGAGAGTATAAATGATTTTGCAGATGCAAAATTTCCGGTTGGCTATACCGAACTTTTGAATTATATGGGAGGGACTAATCCCGGGCTTGATCCCGCAAAGGCCTTTAATACACTAATGCAGTTGGCAGAAAATGTAAAATTGGCTAATTGTACCATTCAAACTGAAGTACTGCGATCTGTTTTTACACAATCTGGTAATAGAAAAACAGAACCATTTTCAAACAATCAGATACCAGGTAAATTGTTCACTCCGAACTATGATAAAGGAATGAATGGATATGCTTATTCAGATCAGTCCTGGGAAGACGTGAGATTAACAACAGGTATTTATACTGCCTGGAATAATGGTTGGGTATACCGTAATAATGGCGTGGATTTGGAAAGGACTTTTGACCCAGGATCAAATGGGTACACTGTGGGATGGTTTAATAAAGGTGAATGGTTAAAATATACGGTAGACGTAGCTGAAGCGGGCACTTATAAGCTTCAATTCAGGGTTGCCAACGGATTTTCTAAAAACGGCATAGTACAAATACAAAATGGTGATGGAACAGAACTTCTGGCAACAGCAACAGTTCCACCGACGGGTGGGTGGGGCACCTGGACATCTATTAGTGTTAACGGAGTTTTCCGAACATCCGGATTGCAGGAAATCAGAATGGTTAATACGATTGGAGAATTTAATGTTAACTCTATCAATTTTGTATTTGAGAACTCTTCTTTACCCGCAAAAGTGACTATTCCACCATCTCAAAAAGTAATCAGTCTTAAAGGAAACAACAGTAAATATGTGACATTTTCAGGTCCTGCCAATCTGATATCCTGTACAGGATCAACCCAAGGTACTATTGAAGAGTTTACCATAGTTGATGCAGGCAATGGTTTGGTGGCTTTAAAAGGAAGTAATAATAAATTTGTAAGTGTTGGTTCTGATAATCTCCTTTATTGCAGCGCATCAGCAATTGGAACAAAGGAAAAATTTACCATGGAAGATTTATCCGGGGCGCTTTCGTTTAAAGGGTTTAATAATCTTTACGTTTCTTCAGAAAATGGGGCAACAACAGGCATGCCGTGTACCAGAAAAACAGCTCAAGCCTGGGAATATTTCAATTGGACATACATACGGGATAATGTGATTATTTCTGTTGCAACAGACGAACTTGCAGCAAACGGGTATAAAGTGTTTCCAAACCCAGCCCGAAATACAATTAATATCTCTTCAACATTAAACAGGCATCCTTCAATTATTATATATGATCTGGGCGGAAAGGAGGTTATACATACTACATTAATAGGATCAGACAAAAGTATTGATTTAAATAGTATCCCCAATGGTGTTTATTTAATGAGAATCATTGAATCTGAACAATCAGTTTCAGTTAAATTCATTAAAGCCAATTGA